In Anticarsia gemmatalis isolate Benzon Research Colony breed Stoneville strain chromosome 4, ilAntGemm2 primary, whole genome shotgun sequence, one DNA window encodes the following:
- the arm gene encoding armadillo isoform X4 — translation MSYQIPSSQSRTMSHSNYAGSDVPMAPSKEQQTLMWQQNSYLVDSGINSGAATQVPSLTGKEDDEMEGDQLMFDLDQGFAQGFTQEQVDDMNQQLSQTRSQRVRAAMFPETLEEGIEIPSTQLDPAQPTAVQRLAEPSQMLKHAVVNLINYQDDADLATRAIPELIKLLNDEDQVVVSQAAMMVHQLSKKEASRHAIMNSPQMVAALVRAISNSNDLETTKGAVGTLHNLSHHRQGLLAIFKSGGIPALVKLLSSPVESVLFYAITTLHNLLLHQDGSKMAVRLAGGLQKMVALLQRNNVKFLAIVTDCLQILAYGNQESKLIILASQGPIELVRIMRSYDYEKLLWTTSRVLKVLSVCSSNKPAIVEAGGMQALAMHLGNPSGRLVQNCLWTLRNLSDAATKVDVEGLEGLLQSLVQVLASTDVNIVTCAAGILSNLTCNNQRNKVTVCQAGGVDALVRTVVSAGDREEITEPAVCALRHLTSRHVESEMAQNAVRLHYGLPVIVKLLQPPSRWPLVKAVVGLVRNLALCPANYAPLREHGAVHHLVRLLMRAFNDTQRQRTSSGGGAAGGAYADGVRMEEIVEGAVGALHILARESLNRQLIRQQNVIPIFVQLLFNEIENIQRVAAGVLCELAVEKEGAEMIEAEGATAPLTELLHSRNEGVATYAAAVLFRMSEDKPHDYKKRLSMELTNSLFRDDHQMWPNDLAMQPDLQLNPGPIYH, via the exons ATGAGCTATCAGATACCATCATCTCAAAGTCGCACGA TGTCTCATAGCAACTATGCTGGGTCAGATGTGCCGATGGCACCTAGCAAGGAGCAGCAGACCCTCATGTGGCAGCAAAACTCTTACTTGGTTGATTCTGGTATCAACTCTGGAGCAGCCACTCAA GTACCATCACTTACTGGCAAGGAAGATGACGAGATGGAGGGTGATCAACTCATGTTTGATCTGGACCAGGGATTCGCTCAGGGATTTACCCAAGAGCAAGTTGATG ATATGAACCAGCAGCTGTCGCAGACGCGTTCTCAACGTGTCCGCGCGGCTATGTTCCCTGAGACCCTGGAGGAAGGTATCGAGATCCCTTCCACTCAGCTGGACCCTGCCCAGCCTACTGCCGTGCAACGTCTCGCCGAACCATCGCAGATGCTGAAGCATGCTGTGGTCAATCTGATCAACTATCAAGATGATGCCGACTTAGCCACCAG GGCTATACCAGAGTTGATCAAGCTCTTGAACGATGAGGATCAAGTGGTGGTATCTCAAGCTGCCATGATGGTCCACCAGCTCTCCAAGAAGGAGGCTTCTCGCCACGCCATCATGAACTCACCACAGATGGTCGCCGCTTTAGTCCGCGCTATCTCCAACAGCAATGACCTGGAGACTACTAAGGGAGCTGTGGGAACCTTGCACAATTTGTCTCACCACCGTCAAGGTCTACTCGCTATCTTCAAGAGTGGAGGAATACCCGCGCTTGTCAAACTCCTCAGCTCTCCTGTGGAATCTGTGCTCTTCTACGCGATTACAACTCTCCATAACCTCCTGCTTCACCAAGATGGTTCCAAGATGGCCGTCCGTCTCGCCGGAGGACTCCAGAAGATGGTAGCCCTTCTCCAAAGGAACAATGTGAAGTTCCTTGCGATTGTGACAGATTGCCTACAAATATTGGCATACGGAAACCAGGAGTCGAAGCTGATTATCTTGGCTTCCCAAGGACCTATCGAACTTGTGCGAATCATGCGCTCTTATGACTACGAAAAGCTGCTGTGGACAACTTCTAGGGTGTTGAAA GTACTCTCCGTGTGCTCGAGCAACAAGCCCGCGATTGTCGAAGCCGGTGGCATGCAAGCTCTAGCCATGCACCTCGGCAACCCCAGCGGCCGTCTCGTGCAGAACTGCCTCTGGACCTTGAGGAACCTCTCCGATGCCGCCACTAAGGTAGAT GTCGAGGGTCTGGAAGGTCTCCTTCAAAGTCTGGTGCAGGTTCTGGCCTCTACTGACGTGAATATCGTCACTTGCGCTGCTGGCATTCTGTCCAACCTGACGTGCAACAACCAGCGTAATAag GTGACGGTGTGCCAGGCGGGCGGCGTGGACGCGCTGGTGCGCACGGTGGTGTCGGCGGGCGACCGCGAGGAGATCACGGAGCCCGCCGTGTGCGCGCTGCGCCACCTCACGTCGCGCCACGTCGAGAGCGAGATGGCGCAGAACGCCGTGCGCCTGCACTACGGCCTGCCC GTGATAGTGAAGCTGCTGCAGCCACCTTCACGCTGGCCATTGGTCAAGGCCGTGGTAGGGCTGGTCCGCAACCTGGCACTGTGCCCCGCCAACTACGCACCTCTGCGCGAACATGGAGCCGTTCACCATCTCGTTAGACTCCTGATGCGCGCTTTCAACGATACTCAGAGA CAACGTACATCGTCTGGTGGCGGTGCGGCGGGCGGCGCTTATGCCGATGGAGTTCGCATGGAAGAGATAGTGGAGGGCGCAGTGGGCGCACTGCATATCTTAGCGCGAGAGTCTCTCAACCGTCAGCTGATCCGCCAGCAGAACGTCATACCGATCTTTGTGCAGCTGCTCTTCAATGAGATTGAGAACATACAG CGCGTCGCTGCCGGAGTGCTCTGTGAACTGGCCGTGGAGAAAGAAGGAGCTGAGATGATAGAAGCTGAAGGCGCTACTGCACCGCTCACTGAACTGCTGCATTCTCGAAATGAAG GCGTAGCCACATACGCAGCTGCTGTGCTATTCCGCATGTCTGAAGATAAGCCTCACGACTATAAGAAGAGACTCTCTATGGAGCTGACCAATTCGCTGTTCCGCGACGACCATCAGATGTGGCCCAACGATCTCGCTATGCAACCTGACTTACAG CTTAACCCGGGACCTATTTATCACTAA
- the arm gene encoding armadillo isoform X1 yields MSYQIPSSQSRTMSHSNYAGSDVPMAPSKEQQTLMWQQNSYLVDSGINSGAATQVPSLTGKEDDEMEGDQLMFDLDQGFAQGFTQEQVDDMNQQLSQTRSQRVRAAMFPETLEEGIEIPSTQLDPAQPTAVQRLAEPSQMLKHAVVNLINYQDDADLATRAIPELIKLLNDEDQVVVSQAAMMVHQLSKKEASRHAIMNSPQMVAALVRAISNSNDLETTKGAVGTLHNLSHHRQGLLAIFKSGGIPALVKLLSSPVESVLFYAITTLHNLLLHQDGSKMAVRLAGGLQKMVALLQRNNVKFLAIVTDCLQILAYGNQESKLIILASQGPIELVRIMRSYDYEKLLWTTSRVLKVLSVCSSNKPAIVEAGGMQALAMHLGNPSGRLVQNCLWTLRNLSDAATKVDVEGLEGLLQSLVQVLASTDVNIVTCAAGILSNLTCNNQRNKVTVCQAGGVDALVRTVVSAGDREEITEPAVCALRHLTSRHVESEMAQNAVRLHYGLPVIVKLLQPPSRWPLVKAVVGLVRNLALCPANYAPLREHGAVHHLVRLLMRAFNDTQRQRTSSGGGAAGGAYADGVRMEEIVEGAVGALHILARESLNRQLIRQQNVIPIFVQLLFNEIENIQRVAAGVLCELAVEKEGAEMIEAEGATAPLTELLHSRNEGVATYAAAVLFRMSEDKPHDYKKRLSMELTNSLFRDDHQMWPNDLAMQPDLQDMLGPEQGYEGLYGTRPSFHQQGYDQIPIDSMQGLEIGSGFGMDMDIGETEGAGAASADLAFPEPPHDNNNVAAWYDTDL; encoded by the exons ATGAGCTATCAGATACCATCATCTCAAAGTCGCACGA TGTCTCATAGCAACTATGCTGGGTCAGATGTGCCGATGGCACCTAGCAAGGAGCAGCAGACCCTCATGTGGCAGCAAAACTCTTACTTGGTTGATTCTGGTATCAACTCTGGAGCAGCCACTCAA GTACCATCACTTACTGGCAAGGAAGATGACGAGATGGAGGGTGATCAACTCATGTTTGATCTGGACCAGGGATTCGCTCAGGGATTTACCCAAGAGCAAGTTGATG ATATGAACCAGCAGCTGTCGCAGACGCGTTCTCAACGTGTCCGCGCGGCTATGTTCCCTGAGACCCTGGAGGAAGGTATCGAGATCCCTTCCACTCAGCTGGACCCTGCCCAGCCTACTGCCGTGCAACGTCTCGCCGAACCATCGCAGATGCTGAAGCATGCTGTGGTCAATCTGATCAACTATCAAGATGATGCCGACTTAGCCACCAG GGCTATACCAGAGTTGATCAAGCTCTTGAACGATGAGGATCAAGTGGTGGTATCTCAAGCTGCCATGATGGTCCACCAGCTCTCCAAGAAGGAGGCTTCTCGCCACGCCATCATGAACTCACCACAGATGGTCGCCGCTTTAGTCCGCGCTATCTCCAACAGCAATGACCTGGAGACTACTAAGGGAGCTGTGGGAACCTTGCACAATTTGTCTCACCACCGTCAAGGTCTACTCGCTATCTTCAAGAGTGGAGGAATACCCGCGCTTGTCAAACTCCTCAGCTCTCCTGTGGAATCTGTGCTCTTCTACGCGATTACAACTCTCCATAACCTCCTGCTTCACCAAGATGGTTCCAAGATGGCCGTCCGTCTCGCCGGAGGACTCCAGAAGATGGTAGCCCTTCTCCAAAGGAACAATGTGAAGTTCCTTGCGATTGTGACAGATTGCCTACAAATATTGGCATACGGAAACCAGGAGTCGAAGCTGATTATCTTGGCTTCCCAAGGACCTATCGAACTTGTGCGAATCATGCGCTCTTATGACTACGAAAAGCTGCTGTGGACAACTTCTAGGGTGTTGAAA GTACTCTCCGTGTGCTCGAGCAACAAGCCCGCGATTGTCGAAGCCGGTGGCATGCAAGCTCTAGCCATGCACCTCGGCAACCCCAGCGGCCGTCTCGTGCAGAACTGCCTCTGGACCTTGAGGAACCTCTCCGATGCCGCCACTAAGGTAGAT GTCGAGGGTCTGGAAGGTCTCCTTCAAAGTCTGGTGCAGGTTCTGGCCTCTACTGACGTGAATATCGTCACTTGCGCTGCTGGCATTCTGTCCAACCTGACGTGCAACAACCAGCGTAATAag GTGACGGTGTGCCAGGCGGGCGGCGTGGACGCGCTGGTGCGCACGGTGGTGTCGGCGGGCGACCGCGAGGAGATCACGGAGCCCGCCGTGTGCGCGCTGCGCCACCTCACGTCGCGCCACGTCGAGAGCGAGATGGCGCAGAACGCCGTGCGCCTGCACTACGGCCTGCCC GTGATAGTGAAGCTGCTGCAGCCACCTTCACGCTGGCCATTGGTCAAGGCCGTGGTAGGGCTGGTCCGCAACCTGGCACTGTGCCCCGCCAACTACGCACCTCTGCGCGAACATGGAGCCGTTCACCATCTCGTTAGACTCCTGATGCGCGCTTTCAACGATACTCAGAGA CAACGTACATCGTCTGGTGGCGGTGCGGCGGGCGGCGCTTATGCCGATGGAGTTCGCATGGAAGAGATAGTGGAGGGCGCAGTGGGCGCACTGCATATCTTAGCGCGAGAGTCTCTCAACCGTCAGCTGATCCGCCAGCAGAACGTCATACCGATCTTTGTGCAGCTGCTCTTCAATGAGATTGAGAACATACAG CGCGTCGCTGCCGGAGTGCTCTGTGAACTGGCCGTGGAGAAAGAAGGAGCTGAGATGATAGAAGCTGAAGGCGCTACTGCACCGCTCACTGAACTGCTGCATTCTCGAAATGAAG GCGTAGCCACATACGCAGCTGCTGTGCTATTCCGCATGTCTGAAGATAAGCCTCACGACTATAAGAAGAGACTCTCTATGGAGCTGACCAATTCGCTGTTCCGCGACGACCATCAGATGTGGCCCAACGATCTCGCTATGCAACCTGACTTACAG GATATGCTCGGACCAGAACAGGGCTATGAAGGGCTGTATGGGACCAGACCGTCGTTTCACCAGCAAG GCTACGATCAGATACCGATAGACTCGATGCAGGGGCTTGAAATCGGCAGCGGTTTCGGAATGGACATGGATATAGGGGAGACAGAGGGCGCTGGGGCGGCGTCAGCTGACTTAGCGTTCCCTGAACCACCGCATGACAACAACAATGTCGCCGCTTGGTACGACACTGACCTCTAA
- the arm gene encoding armadillo isoform X2, which yields MSYQIPSSQSRTMSHSNYAGSDVPMAPSKEQQTLMWQQNSYLVDSGINSGAATQVPSLTGKEDDEMEGDQLMFDLDQGFAQGFTQEQVDDMNQQLSQTRSQRVRAAMFPETLEEGIEIPSTQLDPAQPTAVQRLAEPSQMLKHAVVNLINYQDDADLATRAIPELIKLLNDEDQVVVSQAAMMVHQLSKKEASRHAIMNSPQMVAALVRAISNSNDLETTKGAVGTLHNLSHHRQGLLAIFKSGGIPALVKLLSSPVESVLFYAITTLHNLLLHQDGSKMAVRLAGGLQKMVALLQRNNVKFLAIVTDCLQILAYGNQESKLIILASQGPIELVRIMRSYDYEKLLWTTSRVLKVLSVCSSNKPAIVEAGGMQALAMHLGNPSGRLVQNCLWTLRNLSDAATKVEGLEGLLQSLVQVLASTDVNIVTCAAGILSNLTCNNQRNKVTVCQAGGVDALVRTVVSAGDREEITEPAVCALRHLTSRHVESEMAQNAVRLHYGLPVIVKLLQPPSRWPLVKAVVGLVRNLALCPANYAPLREHGAVHHLVRLLMRAFNDTQRQRTSSGGGAAGGAYADGVRMEEIVEGAVGALHILARESLNRQLIRQQNVIPIFVQLLFNEIENIQRVAAGVLCELAVEKEGAEMIEAEGATAPLTELLHSRNEGVATYAAAVLFRMSEDKPHDYKKRLSMELTNSLFRDDHQMWPNDLAMQPDLQDMLGPEQGYEGLYGTRPSFHQQGYDQIPIDSMQGLEIGSGFGMDMDIGETEGAGAASADLAFPEPPHDNNNVAAWYDTDL from the exons ATGAGCTATCAGATACCATCATCTCAAAGTCGCACGA TGTCTCATAGCAACTATGCTGGGTCAGATGTGCCGATGGCACCTAGCAAGGAGCAGCAGACCCTCATGTGGCAGCAAAACTCTTACTTGGTTGATTCTGGTATCAACTCTGGAGCAGCCACTCAA GTACCATCACTTACTGGCAAGGAAGATGACGAGATGGAGGGTGATCAACTCATGTTTGATCTGGACCAGGGATTCGCTCAGGGATTTACCCAAGAGCAAGTTGATG ATATGAACCAGCAGCTGTCGCAGACGCGTTCTCAACGTGTCCGCGCGGCTATGTTCCCTGAGACCCTGGAGGAAGGTATCGAGATCCCTTCCACTCAGCTGGACCCTGCCCAGCCTACTGCCGTGCAACGTCTCGCCGAACCATCGCAGATGCTGAAGCATGCTGTGGTCAATCTGATCAACTATCAAGATGATGCCGACTTAGCCACCAG GGCTATACCAGAGTTGATCAAGCTCTTGAACGATGAGGATCAAGTGGTGGTATCTCAAGCTGCCATGATGGTCCACCAGCTCTCCAAGAAGGAGGCTTCTCGCCACGCCATCATGAACTCACCACAGATGGTCGCCGCTTTAGTCCGCGCTATCTCCAACAGCAATGACCTGGAGACTACTAAGGGAGCTGTGGGAACCTTGCACAATTTGTCTCACCACCGTCAAGGTCTACTCGCTATCTTCAAGAGTGGAGGAATACCCGCGCTTGTCAAACTCCTCAGCTCTCCTGTGGAATCTGTGCTCTTCTACGCGATTACAACTCTCCATAACCTCCTGCTTCACCAAGATGGTTCCAAGATGGCCGTCCGTCTCGCCGGAGGACTCCAGAAGATGGTAGCCCTTCTCCAAAGGAACAATGTGAAGTTCCTTGCGATTGTGACAGATTGCCTACAAATATTGGCATACGGAAACCAGGAGTCGAAGCTGATTATCTTGGCTTCCCAAGGACCTATCGAACTTGTGCGAATCATGCGCTCTTATGACTACGAAAAGCTGCTGTGGACAACTTCTAGGGTGTTGAAA GTACTCTCCGTGTGCTCGAGCAACAAGCCCGCGATTGTCGAAGCCGGTGGCATGCAAGCTCTAGCCATGCACCTCGGCAACCCCAGCGGCCGTCTCGTGCAGAACTGCCTCTGGACCTTGAGGAACCTCTCCGATGCCGCCACTAAG GTCGAGGGTCTGGAAGGTCTCCTTCAAAGTCTGGTGCAGGTTCTGGCCTCTACTGACGTGAATATCGTCACTTGCGCTGCTGGCATTCTGTCCAACCTGACGTGCAACAACCAGCGTAATAag GTGACGGTGTGCCAGGCGGGCGGCGTGGACGCGCTGGTGCGCACGGTGGTGTCGGCGGGCGACCGCGAGGAGATCACGGAGCCCGCCGTGTGCGCGCTGCGCCACCTCACGTCGCGCCACGTCGAGAGCGAGATGGCGCAGAACGCCGTGCGCCTGCACTACGGCCTGCCC GTGATAGTGAAGCTGCTGCAGCCACCTTCACGCTGGCCATTGGTCAAGGCCGTGGTAGGGCTGGTCCGCAACCTGGCACTGTGCCCCGCCAACTACGCACCTCTGCGCGAACATGGAGCCGTTCACCATCTCGTTAGACTCCTGATGCGCGCTTTCAACGATACTCAGAGA CAACGTACATCGTCTGGTGGCGGTGCGGCGGGCGGCGCTTATGCCGATGGAGTTCGCATGGAAGAGATAGTGGAGGGCGCAGTGGGCGCACTGCATATCTTAGCGCGAGAGTCTCTCAACCGTCAGCTGATCCGCCAGCAGAACGTCATACCGATCTTTGTGCAGCTGCTCTTCAATGAGATTGAGAACATACAG CGCGTCGCTGCCGGAGTGCTCTGTGAACTGGCCGTGGAGAAAGAAGGAGCTGAGATGATAGAAGCTGAAGGCGCTACTGCACCGCTCACTGAACTGCTGCATTCTCGAAATGAAG GCGTAGCCACATACGCAGCTGCTGTGCTATTCCGCATGTCTGAAGATAAGCCTCACGACTATAAGAAGAGACTCTCTATGGAGCTGACCAATTCGCTGTTCCGCGACGACCATCAGATGTGGCCCAACGATCTCGCTATGCAACCTGACTTACAG GATATGCTCGGACCAGAACAGGGCTATGAAGGGCTGTATGGGACCAGACCGTCGTTTCACCAGCAAG GCTACGATCAGATACCGATAGACTCGATGCAGGGGCTTGAAATCGGCAGCGGTTTCGGAATGGACATGGATATAGGGGAGACAGAGGGCGCTGGGGCGGCGTCAGCTGACTTAGCGTTCCCTGAACCACCGCATGACAACAACAATGTCGCCGCTTGGTACGACACTGACCTCTAA
- the arm gene encoding armadillo isoform X3 — MSYQIPSSQSRTMSHSNYAGSDVPMAPSKEQQTLMWQQNSYLVDSGINSGAATQVPSLTGKEDDEMEGDQLMFDLDQGFAQGFTQEQVDDMNQQLSQTRSQRVRAAMFPETLEEGIEIPSTQLDPAQPTAVQRLAEPSQMLKHAVVNLINYQDDADLATRAIPELIKLLNDEDQVVVSQAAMMVHQLSKKEASRHAIMNSPQMVAALVRAISNSNDLETTKGAVGTLHNLSHHRQGLLAIFKSGGIPALVKLLSSPVESVLFYAITTLHNLLLHQDGSKMAVRLAGGLQKMVALLQRNNVKFLAIVTDCLQILAYGNQESKLIILASQGPIELVRIMRSYDYEKLLWTTSRVLKVLSVCSSNKPAIVEAGGMQALAMHLGNPSGRLVQNCLWTLRNLSDAATKVDVEGLEGLLQSLVQVLASTDVNIVTCAAGILSNLTCNNQRNKVTVCQAGGVDALVRTVVSAGDREEITEPAVCALRHLTSRHVESEMAQNAVRLHYGLPVIVKLLQPPSRWPLVKAVVGLVRNLALCPANYAPLREHGAVHHLVRLLMRAFNDTQRQRTSSGGGAAGGAYADGVRMEEIVEGAVGALHILARESLNRQLIRQQNVIPIFVQLLFNEIENIQRVAAGVLCELAVEKEGAEMIEAEGATAPLTELLHSRNEGVATYAAAVLFRMSEDKPHDYKKRLSMELTNSLFRDDHQMWPNDLAMQPDLQDMLGPEQGYEGLYGTRPSFHQQA, encoded by the exons ATGAGCTATCAGATACCATCATCTCAAAGTCGCACGA TGTCTCATAGCAACTATGCTGGGTCAGATGTGCCGATGGCACCTAGCAAGGAGCAGCAGACCCTCATGTGGCAGCAAAACTCTTACTTGGTTGATTCTGGTATCAACTCTGGAGCAGCCACTCAA GTACCATCACTTACTGGCAAGGAAGATGACGAGATGGAGGGTGATCAACTCATGTTTGATCTGGACCAGGGATTCGCTCAGGGATTTACCCAAGAGCAAGTTGATG ATATGAACCAGCAGCTGTCGCAGACGCGTTCTCAACGTGTCCGCGCGGCTATGTTCCCTGAGACCCTGGAGGAAGGTATCGAGATCCCTTCCACTCAGCTGGACCCTGCCCAGCCTACTGCCGTGCAACGTCTCGCCGAACCATCGCAGATGCTGAAGCATGCTGTGGTCAATCTGATCAACTATCAAGATGATGCCGACTTAGCCACCAG GGCTATACCAGAGTTGATCAAGCTCTTGAACGATGAGGATCAAGTGGTGGTATCTCAAGCTGCCATGATGGTCCACCAGCTCTCCAAGAAGGAGGCTTCTCGCCACGCCATCATGAACTCACCACAGATGGTCGCCGCTTTAGTCCGCGCTATCTCCAACAGCAATGACCTGGAGACTACTAAGGGAGCTGTGGGAACCTTGCACAATTTGTCTCACCACCGTCAAGGTCTACTCGCTATCTTCAAGAGTGGAGGAATACCCGCGCTTGTCAAACTCCTCAGCTCTCCTGTGGAATCTGTGCTCTTCTACGCGATTACAACTCTCCATAACCTCCTGCTTCACCAAGATGGTTCCAAGATGGCCGTCCGTCTCGCCGGAGGACTCCAGAAGATGGTAGCCCTTCTCCAAAGGAACAATGTGAAGTTCCTTGCGATTGTGACAGATTGCCTACAAATATTGGCATACGGAAACCAGGAGTCGAAGCTGATTATCTTGGCTTCCCAAGGACCTATCGAACTTGTGCGAATCATGCGCTCTTATGACTACGAAAAGCTGCTGTGGACAACTTCTAGGGTGTTGAAA GTACTCTCCGTGTGCTCGAGCAACAAGCCCGCGATTGTCGAAGCCGGTGGCATGCAAGCTCTAGCCATGCACCTCGGCAACCCCAGCGGCCGTCTCGTGCAGAACTGCCTCTGGACCTTGAGGAACCTCTCCGATGCCGCCACTAAGGTAGAT GTCGAGGGTCTGGAAGGTCTCCTTCAAAGTCTGGTGCAGGTTCTGGCCTCTACTGACGTGAATATCGTCACTTGCGCTGCTGGCATTCTGTCCAACCTGACGTGCAACAACCAGCGTAATAag GTGACGGTGTGCCAGGCGGGCGGCGTGGACGCGCTGGTGCGCACGGTGGTGTCGGCGGGCGACCGCGAGGAGATCACGGAGCCCGCCGTGTGCGCGCTGCGCCACCTCACGTCGCGCCACGTCGAGAGCGAGATGGCGCAGAACGCCGTGCGCCTGCACTACGGCCTGCCC GTGATAGTGAAGCTGCTGCAGCCACCTTCACGCTGGCCATTGGTCAAGGCCGTGGTAGGGCTGGTCCGCAACCTGGCACTGTGCCCCGCCAACTACGCACCTCTGCGCGAACATGGAGCCGTTCACCATCTCGTTAGACTCCTGATGCGCGCTTTCAACGATACTCAGAGA CAACGTACATCGTCTGGTGGCGGTGCGGCGGGCGGCGCTTATGCCGATGGAGTTCGCATGGAAGAGATAGTGGAGGGCGCAGTGGGCGCACTGCATATCTTAGCGCGAGAGTCTCTCAACCGTCAGCTGATCCGCCAGCAGAACGTCATACCGATCTTTGTGCAGCTGCTCTTCAATGAGATTGAGAACATACAG CGCGTCGCTGCCGGAGTGCTCTGTGAACTGGCCGTGGAGAAAGAAGGAGCTGAGATGATAGAAGCTGAAGGCGCTACTGCACCGCTCACTGAACTGCTGCATTCTCGAAATGAAG GCGTAGCCACATACGCAGCTGCTGTGCTATTCCGCATGTCTGAAGATAAGCCTCACGACTATAAGAAGAGACTCTCTATGGAGCTGACCAATTCGCTGTTCCGCGACGACCATCAGATGTGGCCCAACGATCTCGCTATGCAACCTGACTTACAG GATATGCTCGGACCAGAACAGGGCTATGAAGGGCTGTATGGGACCAGACCGTCGTTTCACCAGCAAG CTTAA